A single Pseudomonas sp. DC1.2 DNA region contains:
- a CDS encoding HlyD family type I secretion periplasmic adaptor subunit yields the protein MLLKSGFKDSIRRYFKGSASLQGQPLPEVNKALIEDAPRVVRLTIWTIIGFFVFLMLWANFAVIDEVTKGDGKAIPSSKIQKIQNLEGGIVSELFVKEGQIVEAGAPLIRLDDTRFASNVGETEADRLSMVLRVERLSAEVDDRPLKFPADVLKAVPNQAKSEESLYTSRRQQLHDEIGGLQEQLIQRQQELREFTSKQAQYRSGLALQRQEINMSEPLVAQGAVSPVEVLRLKRSEVETRGQLDATTLAIPRAESAIKEVQRKIDETRGKFRSDALTQLNEARTDLNKAQATGKALEDRVSRTLVTSPVRGIVNKLLVNTIGGVIQPGSDLVEIVPLDDTLLVEAKIRPQDIAFLHPGQEATVKFTAYDYTIYGGLKAKLEQIGADTITDEDKKTTYYIIKLRTDRSHLGTDEKPLLIIPGMVASVDIITGKKTILSYLLKPIIRARAEALHER from the coding sequence GTGTTGCTTAAGTCGGGTTTCAAAGATTCGATCCGTCGTTACTTCAAAGGCTCTGCCTCGCTGCAAGGCCAGCCATTGCCCGAAGTCAACAAGGCGCTGATCGAAGATGCGCCGCGCGTGGTGCGGCTGACGATCTGGACGATCATCGGCTTCTTCGTGTTCCTGATGCTGTGGGCCAACTTCGCCGTCATTGACGAAGTGACCAAGGGCGACGGCAAGGCCATTCCATCGTCCAAGATCCAGAAAATCCAGAACCTTGAGGGCGGGATTGTCTCTGAACTGTTCGTCAAGGAAGGGCAGATCGTCGAGGCTGGCGCCCCGTTGATTCGGCTGGACGACACCCGGTTCGCCTCCAACGTTGGAGAGACCGAAGCGGATCGCCTGTCGATGGTACTGCGCGTGGAACGCTTGAGCGCTGAGGTCGATGACCGTCCACTGAAGTTCCCTGCCGACGTCCTCAAGGCGGTGCCTAACCAAGCCAAAAGCGAAGAGTCGCTATACACCAGCCGTCGCCAGCAATTGCACGACGAAATTGGCGGTTTGCAGGAACAGTTGATCCAGCGCCAGCAAGAGCTGCGTGAGTTCACTTCCAAACAGGCGCAGTACCGCAGTGGCCTGGCATTGCAGCGCCAGGAAATCAACATGTCCGAACCGCTGGTGGCTCAGGGTGCGGTGTCACCGGTGGAAGTGCTGCGACTCAAGCGCTCCGAGGTGGAAACCCGTGGGCAACTGGACGCCACGACCCTGGCGATTCCTCGTGCCGAATCGGCGATCAAGGAAGTACAGCGCAAGATTGACGAGACGCGCGGCAAATTCCGCAGCGACGCCCTGACCCAACTCAACGAAGCCCGTACTGACCTGAATAAGGCGCAGGCCACAGGTAAAGCACTGGAAGATCGCGTCAGCCGCACGCTGGTCACCTCGCCCGTGCGTGGCATCGTCAACAAGTTGCTGGTAAACACCATCGGTGGCGTGATCCAGCCGGGCAGCGACCTGGTGGAAATCGTGCCGCTGGACGACACCTTGCTGGTGGAGGCGAAGATCCGTCCGCAGGACATCGCGTTCCTGCATCCGGGGCAAGAGGCGACGGTGAAGTTCACTGCCTATGACTACACCATTTATGGTGGGCTCAAAGCCAAGCTTGAGCAGATCGGTGCCGACACTATTACCGATGAAGACAAGAAGACCACGTACTACATCATCAAGCTGCGTACTGACCGCAGCCACTTGGGGACCGATGAAAAGCCGCTGCTGATCATCCCCGGGATGGTCGCATCGGTAGACATCATTACCGGCAAGAAGACCATTCTCAGCTACTTGCTCAAGCCGATTATCCGGGCGCGGGCCGAGGCGCTGCATGAGCGATAA
- a CDS encoding TauD/TfdA family dioxygenase translates to MSVVSFSEKPASQSIAPQVFDIRPFSDAVGAEIVGLDLSRPINEQDFSRIHRAHLDHHVVVFRDQRITPEQQIAFSRRFGVLQIHVLKQFLLAGHPEILIVSNIIENGVAVGLGDAGKFWHSDLSYKELPSLGSMLHAQELPAEGGDTLFADMHKAWDGLPEGLRKAVEGRSAAHSYTARYSETKFEGHWRPTLTPEQLAQVAEVLHPIVRTHPENGRKALFVSEGFTTRIVGLPQDESKQLLAELHAHSVLPQNIYRHQWQPHDLVFWDNRSLIHLAAGCPNALRRKLYRTTIQGDAPF, encoded by the coding sequence ATGTCAGTCGTCTCTTTTTCTGAAAAACCTGCTTCTCAAAGCATCGCGCCGCAAGTGTTCGACATCCGCCCGTTCAGCGATGCCGTCGGTGCCGAAATCGTTGGCCTGGACCTGTCCCGCCCCATTAATGAGCAGGATTTCTCGCGCATCCACCGCGCGCACCTGGATCATCACGTCGTGGTGTTTCGCGATCAACGCATTACCCCCGAGCAACAAATTGCCTTCAGCCGCCGCTTCGGCGTGTTGCAGATCCATGTGCTCAAACAGTTTCTGCTGGCCGGGCACCCGGAAATCCTCATCGTGTCCAACATCATCGAAAACGGTGTCGCCGTTGGCCTCGGTGACGCCGGCAAATTCTGGCATTCGGACTTGTCCTATAAAGAACTGCCGAGTCTGGGCTCGATGTTGCACGCCCAGGAGCTGCCGGCCGAAGGAGGCGACACGCTGTTCGCCGACATGCACAAAGCCTGGGACGGTTTGCCCGAGGGGCTGCGCAAAGCGGTCGAAGGTCGTTCGGCTGCGCATTCTTACACCGCGCGCTACAGCGAAACCAAATTCGAAGGCCATTGGCGCCCGACCTTGACGCCTGAGCAACTGGCTCAGGTCGCTGAAGTCTTACACCCGATTGTTCGCACTCACCCGGAAAATGGGCGCAAGGCGTTGTTTGTCAGCGAGGGGTTCACCACCCGCATTGTTGGTTTGCCGCAAGACGAGAGCAAACAGCTGCTCGCCGAGCTGCATGCCCATAGCGTGTTGCCGCAAAACATCTACCGCCATCAATGGCAGCCCCATGACCTGGTGTTCTGGGACAACCGCTCTTTGATTCACTTGGCCGCCGGCTGCCCAAACGCGCTGCGCCGCAAGCTGTATCGCACCACCATCCAGGGCGACGCGCCTTTCTGA
- a CDS encoding ABC transporter substrate-binding protein: MSKRLALAPLAAALGLGFSLLAGSLVAPTMAHAEGEIRIAEQFGIVYLLLNVVRDQNLIEKYGKQEGIDIKVDWTQLSGGAAVNDALLCGSIDIAGAGVGPLLTIWDRTHGKQNVKAVASLGNFPYYLLSNNPNVKTIADFTEKDRIAVPAVGVSVQSRFLQYAAAKQWGDKEFNRLDSYTVAVPHPDATAALIAGGTELSGHFSNPPFQDQALKNPNVHVVLNSYDVLGPNSPTVLFATEKFRDENPKTYKAFVEALTEAADFAQNDKGAAADTYLRVTKAKIDRATLLKIIDNPQFEFSVTPKNTYPLAEFMYRVGAIKNKPDSWKDYFFQDAKPLQGS, encoded by the coding sequence ATGTCCAAACGTCTCGCGTTGGCGCCGTTGGCGGCTGCCCTCGGTCTGGGTTTCAGCCTGCTCGCCGGTAGTCTGGTGGCGCCGACCATGGCCCACGCCGAAGGTGAAATCCGTATCGCCGAGCAGTTCGGCATCGTTTATCTATTACTCAACGTGGTACGCGATCAGAACCTGATCGAGAAGTACGGTAAGCAGGAAGGTATCGACATCAAGGTTGACTGGACCCAGCTCTCGGGCGGTGCGGCGGTCAACGACGCGTTGCTTTGCGGCTCCATCGACATTGCCGGTGCCGGCGTCGGTCCGCTGCTGACCATTTGGGATCGGACCCACGGCAAGCAGAATGTCAAAGCCGTGGCTTCGCTCGGTAATTTTCCTTACTACCTGTTGAGCAATAATCCAAACGTTAAAACCATCGCCGACTTTACCGAGAAGGACCGCATTGCAGTGCCGGCGGTCGGGGTCTCGGTGCAGTCGCGCTTCCTGCAATACGCGGCGGCCAAGCAGTGGGGCGACAAGGAGTTTAATCGCCTCGACTCGTACACCGTGGCCGTTCCGCACCCCGACGCGACCGCTGCGTTGATCGCCGGTGGCACCGAGTTGTCCGGACACTTTTCCAACCCGCCGTTCCAGGATCAGGCGCTGAAAAATCCCAACGTCCACGTGGTGCTCAATTCCTATGACGTGCTTGGTCCGAACTCGCCGACGGTGCTGTTTGCCACCGAAAAATTTCGCGACGAGAACCCGAAAACCTACAAAGCCTTTGTCGAGGCGCTGACCGAAGCCGCCGATTTCGCGCAGAACGATAAAGGCGCGGCGGCGGACACTTACCTTCGTGTGACCAAGGCAAAAATCGACCGCGCGACACTGCTGAAAATCATCGATAACCCGCAATTCGAATTCAGCGTGACGCCGAAGAACACCTACCCCTTGGCAGAGTTCATGTACCGCGTCGGCGCGATCAAAAACAAACCGGATTCGTGGAAGGACTATTTCTTCCAGGACGCCAAGCCGCTGCAAGGGAGCTGA
- a CDS encoding ABC transporter ATP-binding protein, with the protein MNASLQGHTVSNPINTSDALLSVNNVSLEYRTAQRVVRATHQVSFDIDAAERFVLLGPSGCGKSTLLKAVAGFIQPCEGEIRLQGRTVNAPGPDRIVVFQEFDQLPPWKTVKQNVMFALLASKTLKRKEAEERARHYLDKVGLSAFADAYPHTLSGGMKARVAIARALAMQPKILLMDEPFAALDALTRRKMQEELLLLWEEVRFTLLFVTHSIEEALVVGNRILLLSPHPGRVRAEVHSHQYDLHSLGGAAFQASARRIHRLLFDEGQSPQAERELGFADVRIAY; encoded by the coding sequence ATGAACGCTTCCCTGCAAGGCCACACGGTCAGCAACCCCATCAACACCTCCGATGCGTTGCTGTCGGTCAATAACGTCAGCCTGGAATACCGCACCGCGCAGCGTGTGGTTCGGGCGACGCATCAGGTCAGTTTCGACATCGATGCAGCCGAGCGCTTTGTGCTGCTTGGGCCCTCCGGCTGCGGTAAATCAACCTTGCTCAAAGCCGTGGCGGGGTTCATCCAGCCCTGTGAGGGAGAGATCCGGCTTCAAGGACGCACCGTTAATGCACCCGGTCCGGACCGCATCGTGGTGTTTCAGGAGTTTGATCAACTGCCGCCGTGGAAAACCGTCAAACAGAACGTGATGTTTGCGCTGCTGGCATCGAAAACCCTCAAGCGTAAAGAGGCTGAAGAGCGCGCGCGGCACTATCTGGACAAAGTCGGGCTGTCGGCGTTTGCCGATGCCTATCCACATACCTTGTCCGGCGGTATGAAGGCGCGAGTAGCGATTGCTCGGGCGCTGGCCATGCAGCCGAAAATCCTGCTGATGGACGAACCCTTTGCGGCGCTCGATGCGCTGACCCGCCGCAAGATGCAGGAAGAGTTGCTGCTGCTCTGGGAGGAGGTGCGTTTCACATTGCTGTTCGTGACGCACTCCATTGAAGAAGCGCTGGTGGTGGGCAATCGAATCTTGCTGCTTTCGCCGCATCCAGGGCGGGTACGGGCTGAGGTCCACAGTCATCAATACGATTTGCACAGCCTCGGCGGTGCGGCTTTTCAAGCGTCGGCGCGGCGTATTCATCGGCTGTTGTTCGATGAAGGCCAGTCCCCGCAAGCCGAGCGCGAGCTGGGTTTCGCGGATGTTCGTATTGCTTATTGA
- a CDS encoding ABC transporter permease, with protein MSYSSSPRHEFETVLQPLTSVPLERERPLGQRLWQQGWLRKSLILILLAVLWEVVARIQNNDLLLPSFLQTSSALYDGLLSGELLGKVWISLVVLLKGYLIGIVLAFALTTLAVSTQLGRDLLSTLTSMFNPLPAIALLPLALLWFGLGQNSLIFVLVHSVLWALALNTYAGFLGVSHTLRMAGRNYGLKGMRFVLFILIPAALPSILAGLKIGWAFAWRTLIAAELVFGATSGKGGLGWYIFQNRNELYTDKVFAGLAVVILIGLLAENLLFDTLERVTVKRWGMQR; from the coding sequence ATGAGCTACTCATCATCCCCGCGTCATGAATTCGAAACGGTTCTTCAACCCCTCACCAGCGTGCCGCTGGAGCGTGAGCGGCCCCTCGGGCAACGCCTCTGGCAGCAAGGTTGGCTGCGCAAAAGCCTGATCCTGATTTTGCTGGCGGTGCTGTGGGAGGTGGTCGCGCGTATTCAGAACAACGACTTGCTGTTGCCGAGCTTTTTACAAACCAGCAGCGCGCTGTACGACGGCCTGCTCAGTGGCGAGTTGCTGGGCAAGGTGTGGATTTCGCTGGTGGTGTTGCTCAAGGGTTACCTGATCGGCATTGTTCTGGCGTTTGCCCTGACGACGTTGGCGGTATCGACGCAGTTGGGGCGCGATTTGTTGAGCACGTTGACCTCGATGTTTAATCCTTTGCCGGCAATTGCCCTGCTGCCGCTGGCGTTGCTGTGGTTCGGTCTGGGGCAGAACAGCCTGATTTTCGTGCTGGTGCATTCGGTGCTTTGGGCCTTGGCGTTGAACACCTACGCCGGGTTTCTCGGCGTCTCGCACACCCTACGCATGGCCGGGCGCAACTATGGTTTGAAGGGCATGCGCTTTGTGTTGTTCATCCTGATCCCGGCGGCGCTGCCGTCGATTCTTGCCGGTCTGAAAATTGGTTGGGCGTTTGCCTGGCGCACGTTGATTGCCGCCGAACTGGTGTTCGGTGCGACCAGCGGCAAGGGTGGGCTGGGTTGGTACATTTTTCAGAATCGCAATGAGCTGTACACCGACAAGGTTTTTGCTGGCTTGGCGGTGGTGATCCTGATTGGGTTGCTGGCAGAGAATCTACTGTTTGACACGCTGGAGCGGGTGACGGTGAAACGCTGGGGGATGCAGCGTTAG
- a CDS encoding glycosyltransferase family 39 protein translates to MEARRETSVGDTQDPHAAPSAWMGAQRWARWAREYGLVSIMVLAALVRFYDLTAAAIWGDEGSSLLLSQHSLSEIWAHAAHDVHPPLYFMLLHGWIAWFGDGIFSIRAMSAIPGVITVGLGVWLVDLLATRRAALLAGILLALLPTAVRYSQEVRMYSLLGLLLIGATIALVYWVRQPRRNGYLAVYTLLMAAAFYTHYFTALCVISHWLWLAVVRVQPGYRLRHIQRPAWWLANLGIVLLYLPWVPNLIDLVQHMDALKANGDVGWEDPVTLSSLPSMIWSVLTQDDGATLPRWLFVTLPVAVLAVTGVALARDRSIFRGSVLLAFFSVLPMLLVFAVSFISPVFIERYLTAYALGLPMLVALAVDRLYARFRVLALAILVLFIGVELVGVKNNATAIPSEQFSVMVDYVNQRFVPGDQIVTGDMLWYLVYVYYNRTDAKPLLYTPPQANGSSSRPNAYGFGTLVTSDVYVDSLGDLLKSGGRVWLIGLAQMPDEFPALPAGWQNLGEKRVGDVRARLFVRP, encoded by the coding sequence ATGGAGGCGCGCAGAGAAACGTCGGTTGGCGACACGCAAGACCCCCACGCAGCACCAAGCGCCTGGATGGGCGCGCAACGCTGGGCTCGTTGGGCCAGAGAATATGGGCTGGTGTCGATCATGGTTTTGGCGGCGCTGGTGCGTTTCTACGACCTGACGGCCGCCGCGATCTGGGGCGACGAAGGTTCCAGCCTGTTGTTGAGCCAGCACTCGTTGAGCGAAATCTGGGCGCATGCCGCCCACGACGTACACCCACCGCTGTACTTCATGCTGCTGCATGGCTGGATCGCCTGGTTCGGCGACGGTATTTTTTCGATCCGCGCCATGAGTGCAATACCGGGGGTCATTACGGTCGGGCTGGGCGTGTGGCTGGTCGACCTCCTCGCCACCCGGCGCGCTGCCTTACTGGCGGGTATCCTGCTGGCGCTGCTGCCCACAGCGGTGCGTTACAGCCAGGAAGTGCGCATGTACTCCTTGCTCGGCCTGCTACTGATCGGGGCCACGATTGCGCTGGTGTATTGGGTCCGGCAACCCCGGCGTAACGGCTATCTCGCGGTGTACACGCTGCTGATGGCGGCGGCGTTCTATACCCATTATTTCACTGCGCTGTGTGTCATCAGTCATTGGCTGTGGCTGGCCGTAGTGCGTGTGCAGCCGGGCTATCGCCTGCGGCATATCCAGCGTCCGGCCTGGTGGCTGGCGAACCTGGGGATTGTGTTGCTGTACTTGCCTTGGGTGCCCAACCTGATCGATCTGGTGCAGCACATGGATGCGCTCAAAGCCAATGGCGATGTTGGCTGGGAAGACCCGGTCACGCTGAGTTCATTGCCGTCGATGATCTGGTCGGTGCTGACCCAGGACGACGGCGCAACGTTGCCACGCTGGCTGTTCGTCACGTTGCCGGTGGCGGTGCTGGCGGTTACAGGTGTGGCGTTGGCACGCGATCGCAGCATTTTTCGCGGCAGTGTCCTGCTGGCGTTTTTCAGCGTGCTGCCGATGTTGCTGGTGTTCGCGGTGTCGTTCATCTCGCCAGTGTTCATTGAACGTTATTTGACCGCCTACGCGCTGGGCTTGCCGATGCTGGTGGCACTGGCGGTTGATCGTCTGTACGCACGTTTTCGAGTGTTGGCGCTGGCCATTCTGGTGCTGTTCATCGGGGTTGAACTGGTGGGGGTGAAAAACAACGCCACGGCTATTCCCAGCGAACAGTTCAGCGTCATGGTCGACTACGTCAATCAGCGTTTCGTCCCTGGCGACCAGATTGTGACGGGAGATATGCTCTGGTATCTCGTTTACGTCTATTACAACCGCACCGACGCCAAGCCGCTGCTGTACACGCCGCCCCAGGCCAATGGGTCGTCGAGCCGGCCCAATGCCTATGGCTTTGGTACGTTGGTGACCAGCGACGTCTATGTGGACAGCCTGGGTGATTTGCTTAAAAGCGGTGGGCGCGTGTGGTTGATCGGTTTGGCGCAGATGCCGGACGAGTTCCCCGCATTGCCCGCCGGCTGGCAAAATCTGGGCGAGAAGCGGGTCGGGGATGTTAGGGCGAGGTTGTTTGTGCGGCCGTGA
- the cysC gene encoding adenylyl-sulfate kinase — MSKQPDLLAPTSSVSRARREARNGHRGTAILLTGLPAAGKSTLAQALHAALFERGVQSVVLDGDGLRVGLNRDLGFADSDRLENIRRASELAALLVENGQIVILAMIAPLAELRALFAQRLGADYHEVWCCASLAVCEQRDPKGHYARARRGDLAGFTGVSAPYEAPLCASLVLDTGVQPVADCLERLLGWLEACAVLPKR; from the coding sequence ATGTCAAAGCAGCCTGATTTGCTGGCGCCGACGTCGAGTGTCAGCCGCGCTCGGCGCGAGGCCCGCAACGGTCATCGCGGTACGGCGATTCTGCTGACCGGGTTGCCGGCCGCCGGCAAATCTACCCTGGCCCAAGCGCTGCACGCCGCGCTGTTCGAGCGCGGCGTGCAAAGTGTGGTGCTCGATGGCGACGGCTTGCGTGTGGGGCTCAATCGCGACTTGGGGTTCGCCGACAGTGATCGTCTGGAAAATATTCGTCGCGCCAGTGAACTGGCGGCACTGCTGGTGGAAAACGGGCAGATCGTGATTCTGGCAATGATCGCACCGCTGGCGGAGTTGCGGGCGCTGTTCGCCCAGAGGCTTGGCGCTGATTACCACGAAGTCTGGTGCTGCGCATCGTTGGCGGTGTGTGAACAGCGAGACCCAAAAGGTCACTACGCCCGGGCCCGGCGCGGCGATCTGGCGGGTTTCACGGGCGTGTCCGCGCCTTATGAGGCGCCGCTGTGCGCGTCGCTGGTGCTCGACACGGGTGTGCAACCGGTCGCGGACTGTCTTGAGCGTTTGCTCGGGTGGCTTGAAGCGTGTGCGGTGCTGCCCAAGCGATAA
- a CDS encoding slipin family protein — MGLQVGVAALLLLVIALAGSTFRILREYERGVVFQLGRFWQVKGPGLILLIPVVQQMVRVDLRTIVLDVPPQDVITRDNVSVKVNAVLYFRVLDPQKAIIQVEDFLMATSQLAQTTLRAVLGKHELDELLAERERLNVDIQQVLDAQTDTWGIKVANVEIKHVDLNESMVRAIAKQAEAERERRAKVIHAEGELQASEKLMQAAEMLGRQPGAMQLRYMQTLTSIAGDKSSTIVFPLPIELLKGMADLSSKP; from the coding sequence ATGGGCCTGCAAGTGGGTGTTGCCGCGCTACTGTTATTGGTGATTGCGCTGGCGGGGTCGACCTTTCGCATCCTGCGCGAATATGAGCGCGGGGTGGTGTTTCAGCTCGGGCGCTTCTGGCAGGTCAAGGGCCCAGGCCTGATCCTGCTGATTCCAGTGGTCCAGCAAATGGTTCGCGTCGACCTGCGAACCATCGTCCTCGACGTGCCGCCGCAAGACGTGATAACCCGCGATAACGTTTCGGTGAAGGTCAACGCCGTGCTGTATTTCCGCGTGCTTGATCCGCAGAAAGCGATCATTCAGGTTGAAGACTTCCTGATGGCCACCAGCCAACTGGCGCAGACCACGTTGCGGGCGGTGCTCGGCAAGCATGAACTCGACGAGTTGCTGGCCGAGCGCGAGCGGCTAAACGTGGACATCCAGCAAGTCCTCGACGCGCAGACTGACACCTGGGGCATCAAGGTCGCCAACGTCGAAATCAAGCATGTGGACCTTAACGAGTCGATGGTACGGGCCATCGCCAAACAAGCCGAAGCCGAACGGGAACGACGGGCCAAAGTGATCCACGCCGAGGGCGAATTGCAGGCCTCGGAAAAACTCATGCAAGCGGCCGAGATGCTCGGTCGCCAGCCGGGCGCGATGCAATTGCGCTACATGCAGACGCTGACGTCGATTGCCGGCGACAAGAGTTCGACCATTGTCTTCCCGCTGCCGATCGAATTGCTCAAGGGCATGGCGGATTTGTCGTCCAAACCCTGA
- a CDS encoding NfeD family protein: MSGSVFAADSVVLLIPNPMGLWLILFGFAFLVAEATVPNYGVIGLAGIVMFVIGAVLLTNTELPVPLIIGLGLVSAVLLVALLIRALKTRPRRIVSGDAGLLGSVTPITGLQMGNACNGWVHLQGENWQVLSATPLQPGQRVRVVARNGVLLQVAAADAAPAGE; encoded by the coding sequence ATGAGCGGATCGGTTTTCGCGGCGGACAGTGTTGTCCTGCTGATCCCCAATCCCATGGGTCTCTGGCTCATTCTGTTTGGCTTCGCCTTTCTGGTGGCCGAAGCCACGGTGCCCAATTACGGCGTGATCGGCCTGGCCGGCATTGTGATGTTCGTCATCGGTGCGGTCCTTCTGACCAATACCGAACTCCCGGTTCCGTTGATCATCGGTCTTGGGCTGGTCAGTGCCGTGCTACTTGTCGCGCTGCTGATCCGCGCCCTGAAAACCCGCCCGCGGCGAATCGTCAGTGGCGATGCGGGGCTGCTCGGCAGCGTCACGCCGATCACCGGGTTGCAAATGGGTAACGCCTGCAATGGCTGGGTTCACCTGCAAGGGGAAAACTGGCAAGTATTGAGTGCAACACCGCTGCAACCCGGGCAACGGGTCCGGGTGGTGGCGCGCAACGGTGTGTTGCTGCAAGTGGCCGCGGCTGACGCGGCGCCAGCGGGAGAATAA